A DNA window from Chryseobacterium scophthalmum contains the following coding sequences:
- a CDS encoding TatD family hydrolase, translating to MEFFDFHHHKKNISKGIYNLEYGEAPPEFPYSIGIHPQDIQLENIEYQYDWLNSNITENCFAIGECGLDGLISIEQKIQEQVFKRQIEISNEFQKPLIIHCVRKFYEVISFKKIANQSMIIHGFNKKQSIADGLLKNKFYLSFGKAVLYNLSLQNVLKTIPLDKIFLETDNEDFNIEELYIKVSELKGISLERLNEQISENLETIQHG from the coding sequence ATGGAATTTTTTGATTTTCATCATCATAAGAAAAACATAAGTAAAGGGATTTACAATCTGGAATATGGTGAAGCTCCACCGGAATTTCCATATTCAATAGGAATTCATCCTCAAGATATTCAATTGGAAAATATTGAATATCAATATGATTGGTTAAATTCTAATATTACTGAAAATTGTTTTGCGATTGGTGAATGTGGACTCGACGGATTGATTTCTATCGAACAAAAAATACAGGAACAAGTTTTTAAAAGGCAAATTGAAATTTCTAATGAGTTTCAAAAACCTTTAATTATTCATTGTGTAAGAAAGTTCTACGAAGTGATTTCTTTCAAGAAGATTGCAAATCAGTCGATGATTATTCATGGTTTTAATAAAAAACAGAGTATTGCTGATGGTCTACTTAAAAATAAATTTTATTTGAGTTTTGGAAAAGCTGTTTTGTATAATCTATCTTTGCAGAATGTTTTAAAGACAATTCCATTAGACAAAATATTTTTGGAAACTGATAATGAAGATTTTAATATCGAAGAATTATATATAAAGGTTTCAGAATTAAAAGGGATTTCTTTAGAAAGACTTAACGAACAAATTTCAGAAAATTTAGAAACGATTCA
- a CDS encoding AsmA family protein has protein sequence MKKPWVKKLLIGLGIVFGLVLIANFGLNIWLKTQLPDYIKKNTAYKVSYKSLDVDLGTGNIFATGITVNNKDPKNTNVIGLQGTIDTLKISRFGIYDALFNKTISSSDLLLSKPNLNIILAKPVDKKTGKKRNPVNFENIRINKGTINVFKYTKQKFVGVDELDLFVENLQMTEESVENKLPVVFDRYSIRGKDFFFQPNDIYTLKIDKIATANGQMSVENLQLTPIISFEQFKKTYPKKTQMFQFSIPKMNFKDIVLKKNKVSLANADFQNPFIKVYKTGVSAVKKVEKKRNFELNLDDIQLNHAKVQVVKADESDLFFVEDLNVNINKLELTKESSKEVIPVLYKDFKIAGKGIHYNDQQNISVESFILNPKGGQIRNIVAKHTSSSKMGMDFKTNLVQFAINDFKFVDRKLNLDVKDVLIDGINGKITAGNAVPKKKEAVTGIQFPIVVRKISVKNSNITYESKNQPLTFNDLNATVNQLELVENTAKNGMAVKVKDYSLSTRNFVYKTKFYKMNVAALALSKNKIDVNQFTMTPLVSRAQFIRMIPVESDLYDIKVNSISAQGNWDLFSENKFINATNVTVNSANANIFRSKIPADDPKIKPLYSRMLRSIKVPMYINNLNLKNSILEYEEDTPKSSGPGKLTFSNFNMNVKNLNSAKMKGKPTNVQIKIDCMFMKSSPLSVNWGFNTADQGDRFTIAGNLDNIPATALNSFVVPYLSVSATGTIQQMLFNFKGNPKGIGGTFNIKHKDLKISILDKNSKEKKGVLSAVANIFIKTDSGKFPESVVVEGVERDPTKSFFNMFWKGIEDGLKKTLIGINIDKTKKTVEGAVNTVKDVKSSVKDVKNSVKQAKEDISKELASPKTNIPKEEKKSEKPKEKKGLFKKIFKKKENPETE, from the coding sequence ATGAAGAAACCTTGGGTTAAAAAGCTTTTGATAGGTCTGGGAATTGTTTTCGGGCTTGTTCTGATTGCCAATTTCGGACTTAATATCTGGCTGAAAACCCAACTTCCTGATTATATCAAAAAAAATACAGCTTACAAGGTTTCGTACAAATCGCTGGATGTAGATTTGGGAACCGGAAATATTTTTGCAACCGGAATCACTGTCAACAATAAAGATCCGAAAAACACTAATGTTATTGGACTTCAGGGAACAATTGATACTTTAAAAATCAGTCGTTTTGGAATTTATGATGCATTGTTTAATAAAACAATAAGCTCATCAGATTTACTGCTTTCAAAACCGAATCTCAATATTATTTTGGCAAAACCCGTCGACAAAAAAACGGGTAAAAAAAGAAATCCTGTCAATTTTGAAAATATCAGAATTAATAAAGGAACAATCAATGTTTTTAAATATACCAAACAGAAGTTCGTAGGTGTAGATGAGCTTGATTTGTTTGTTGAAAATCTTCAGATGACAGAAGAATCTGTAGAAAATAAACTTCCTGTTGTTTTTGATCGCTACAGTATTCGCGGGAAAGATTTTTTCTTCCAGCCGAATGATATTTATACTTTAAAAATTGATAAAATTGCTACTGCAAATGGGCAAATGTCTGTTGAAAACCTTCAGTTGACACCGATTATTTCATTTGAACAGTTTAAAAAAACTTATCCTAAAAAAACGCAAATGTTTCAGTTCAGTATTCCTAAAATGAATTTTAAGGATATTGTTCTGAAAAAAAATAAAGTTTCATTAGCAAATGCAGACTTTCAAAATCCTTTTATAAAAGTTTATAAAACAGGAGTTTCTGCTGTTAAAAAAGTTGAAAAGAAACGGAATTTTGAGCTTAATTTAGATGATATTCAATTGAATCATGCTAAAGTTCAGGTTGTAAAAGCTGATGAATCTGATTTGTTTTTTGTGGAAGATTTAAATGTTAATATCAATAAATTAGAGCTTACCAAAGAAAGTTCGAAAGAAGTGATCCCTGTACTTTACAAAGATTTTAAAATTGCAGGAAAAGGAATTCATTACAATGATCAGCAAAATATTTCTGTTGAAAGTTTTATTCTAAATCCGAAAGGCGGGCAAATCCGAAACATTGTCGCAAAACATACCAGTTCATCCAAAATGGGAATGGATTTTAAAACAAATCTGGTTCAGTTTGCCATCAATGATTTCAAATTTGTTGATAGGAAATTAAATCTCGACGTTAAAGATGTTCTGATTGATGGAATTAACGGTAAAATTACTGCAGGAAATGCTGTTCCGAAGAAAAAAGAAGCAGTCACAGGAATTCAGTTTCCGATTGTGGTAAGAAAAATTTCAGTTAAAAATTCAAATATTACTTACGAAAGCAAAAATCAGCCTTTAACTTTTAACGATCTCAATGCAACTGTTAATCAGCTTGAGTTGGTAGAAAATACAGCCAAAAACGGAATGGCGGTAAAAGTGAAAGATTATTCACTCTCAACCAGAAATTTTGTGTACAAAACAAAGTTCTATAAAATGAACGTTGCTGCTTTAGCTTTAAGTAAAAATAAAATTGATGTCAATCAATTTACCATGACGCCATTGGTTTCCAGAGCCCAGTTTATCAGAATGATTCCTGTGGAAAGTGATTTGTATGATATTAAAGTAAATAGTATTTCGGCACAAGGAAATTGGGATTTATTCTCTGAAAATAAATTTATTAATGCGACCAATGTTACGGTAAATTCTGCCAATGCCAATATTTTCAGAAGTAAAATTCCGGCAGATGATCCGAAAATAAAACCTTTGTACTCTAGAATGTTGAGATCGATTAAAGTTCCGATGTATATCAATAATTTAAATCTAAAAAATTCGATTTTAGAATACGAAGAAGATACCCCAAAAAGCAGCGGACCAGGAAAACTGACATTCAGTAATTTTAATATGAATGTAAAAAACCTGAACTCTGCTAAAATGAAAGGAAAACCCACTAATGTACAAATCAAGATCGACTGTATGTTTATGAAATCTTCACCACTCTCCGTGAATTGGGGTTTCAATACGGCTGATCAGGGAGATCGTTTTACAATTGCGGGTAATTTAGACAATATTCCTGCGACGGCTTTAAACTCATTTGTCGTGCCTTATCTAAGTGTTTCGGCAACGGGAACAATTCAGCAGATGCTTTTTAATTTTAAAGGAAATCCGAAAGGAATTGGAGGAACATTTAATATTAAACATAAAGATCTTAAAATTTCGATTTTAGATAAAAACAGCAAAGAGAAAAAAGGAGTTTTGAGTGCGGTTGCCAATATTTTCATTAAAACAGATTCGGGCAAGTTTCCGGAATCGGTTGTGGTAGAAGGTGTAGAAAGAGATCCTACAAAATCATTTTTCAATATGTTCTGGAAAGGTATTGAAGATGGTTTAAAGAAAACGTTAATCGGAATAAACATTGACAAAACTAAAAAGACCGTTGAAGGAGCTGTAAATACAGTGAAAGATGTGAAGAGTAGCGTGAAAGACGTGAAAAACTCTGTGAAACAGGCAAAGGAAGATATTTCTAAAGAACTAGCTTCACCTAAAACCAATATACCAAAAGAGGAAAAGAAATCTGAAAAGCCAAAAGAAAAGAAAGGCTTGTTCAAAAAAATATTTAAGAAAAAAGAGAATCCCGAAACTGAATAA
- the porD gene encoding type IX secretion system protein PorD has translation MKKIIILFFLIVFNFGFSQELLATVNVNSQQLGGSNTQAYKALEKSLRDFINNTSWTGKRLQNFEKIKSNFSIVLSERDGNRFKGILVVQAVRPVFSSSYESPLLNLQDTRFAFEYAENENLIFNERQFSGKNLIDVISFYVYLILGYDADSFQSMGGTQWFSKAQQIAQNSQNRNYEGWNQINEPKSRSILIGEILNPNMSQLRSTIYTYHRAGLDGLFNQDQTQAKKIIFDALMQLKTYENSFQQNYFFNLFMDNKADEIFNIFNSGNNGAVNIGTLKQQMIIFSPKNTESRWNKWK, from the coding sequence ATGAAAAAAATAATCATACTCTTTTTTCTGATTGTATTCAATTTTGGGTTTTCTCAGGAACTTCTGGCTACAGTTAATGTAAATTCTCAGCAATTGGGCGGAAGTAACACACAGGCTTACAAAGCTTTGGAGAAAAGCCTCAGAGATTTCATCAACAACACAAGCTGGACAGGGAAAAGACTTCAGAATTTTGAAAAAATAAAATCAAATTTTTCAATTGTTCTCAGCGAGAGAGATGGAAACAGATTTAAAGGAATTTTAGTTGTTCAGGCGGTTCGTCCTGTATTTAGCAGCTCATACGAATCTCCACTTTTAAATCTTCAGGACACCAGATTTGCTTTCGAATATGCTGAAAACGAAAATCTTATCTTCAACGAAAGACAGTTTTCGGGAAAAAACTTAATCGATGTGATCAGCTTTTATGTTTACCTTATTTTAGGCTACGATGCAGACAGTTTTCAGTCGATGGGTGGAACTCAGTGGTTTTCAAAAGCGCAACAGATTGCCCAAAACTCACAAAATAGAAATTATGAAGGCTGGAATCAGATCAATGAGCCTAAGAGCCGTTCTATCTTAATTGGTGAGATTCTTAATCCGAATATGAGTCAATTGCGTTCTACAATTTACACTTATCACAGAGCTGGTTTAGACGGATTGTTTAATCAGGACCAAACACAGGCAAAGAAGATTATTTTTGATGCTTTAATGCAGCTTAAAACCTACGAAAACTCTTTCCAGCAAAATTATTTCTTCAATCTTTTTATGGATAATAAAGCAGATGAGATATTCAATATTTTCAATTCCGGAAATAACGGAGCTGTAAACATCGGTACGTTGAAGCAACAGATGATTATTTTCTCTCCAAAGAACACAGAATCCAGATGGAATAAGTGGAAGTAA
- a CDS encoding DNA-directed RNA polymerase subunit omega, with protein MSVKDTKAEVNTITYDKDKIEDKVGSIYEAIVIMGKRAEQINAEIRTELHNKLDEFAVHNSTLEEVFENREQIEISKHYEKLPKPTSIAIQEWLDDDVYFRKTEERK; from the coding sequence ATGAGCGTAAAAGATACAAAAGCAGAAGTAAATACTATTACTTACGATAAAGATAAGATTGAAGATAAAGTAGGTTCAATCTATGAAGCTATTGTGATCATGGGGAAAAGAGCAGAGCAGATCAATGCAGAAATCCGTACTGAATTACACAATAAATTAGACGAATTTGCTGTTCACAACTCTACTTTGGAAGAAGTTTTTGAAAACAGAGAGCAGATCGAAATTTCAAAACATTACGAAAAACTTCCAAAACCAACATCTATCGCTATCCAAGAATGGTTAGACGATGATGTATATTTCAGAAAGACTGAAGAAAGAAAATAA
- a CDS encoding DNA repair protein RecN: MLSRIYIKNFALIDALEVSLKNGLQVITGETGAGKSIILGALRLVLGERADIKSISKTEEKSIVETEFELNNQFKKFFIENDLDYEHQTIIRREILPSGKSRAFINDVPVTLDILKELTSQLIDIHSQFETSNLFTSEYQFKIIDGLSDNKNLIENYQQDFYEFQTLKTQLKKFQTQLSENTKESDYKQFLLSELEDMKMDDVNYPDLQNQLSMQENAGMISENLGQLLSRFHQEEIGILSFFNEAKSKLSKIAEVSTNFAELNERFETSFVEIKDILSELEDEADRIEINPETLAQLLEFNNKINTLFLKHNVSDIEDLKEIRDQLSGEQKGTAEIEAYIAQILENISKKEKSLESLSQKLSKNRKKSIPVFIKKAEDLLKKLGLEKAKVDIEISDASEYNQFGKENIQLLFQANSGFPLKPIQTAISGGERSRVMLAVKKIIAESDELPTLILDEIDTGVSGKVAEEIGNLMREMSEDMQLIVISHLAQVAAKGNDNYKVVKQDINGKTQSTIIPLNDEEKLNEIAQLISGSKITEAALTQAKELIG, from the coding sequence ATGCTTTCAAGAATTTACATTAAAAATTTCGCCCTTATTGATGCTCTCGAAGTATCTTTAAAAAATGGTTTACAGGTAATTACCGGTGAAACTGGTGCGGGTAAATCGATTATTCTCGGTGCTCTTCGATTGGTTTTAGGAGAAAGAGCAGATATAAAATCAATTTCAAAAACTGAAGAAAAAAGTATCGTTGAGACAGAATTTGAACTGAACAATCAGTTTAAAAAATTCTTTATTGAAAATGATCTCGATTATGAGCATCAGACAATTATCAGACGAGAAATTTTGCCTTCAGGAAAATCAAGAGCGTTCATCAATGATGTTCCGGTAACTTTGGATATCTTGAAAGAACTGACTTCTCAGTTGATTGATATTCATTCTCAGTTTGAAACCTCAAATCTTTTTACGTCAGAATATCAGTTTAAAATCATCGACGGACTTTCGGATAATAAAAACCTGATTGAAAATTACCAACAGGATTTTTATGAATTCCAGACTTTAAAAACTCAGCTTAAAAAATTTCAGACTCAGCTATCAGAAAATACCAAAGAAAGTGATTATAAGCAATTTCTTTTGAGCGAGCTGGAAGATATGAAAATGGATGATGTAAATTATCCAGACCTGCAAAATCAGCTTTCTATGCAGGAAAATGCAGGAATGATTTCAGAAAATTTAGGACAGCTTTTATCCAGATTTCATCAGGAAGAAATAGGAATTCTTTCTTTTTTTAATGAAGCTAAATCTAAACTTTCTAAAATTGCAGAAGTTTCGACCAACTTTGCAGAGCTTAACGAAAGATTTGAAACGTCTTTTGTAGAAATCAAGGATATCCTTTCGGAATTGGAAGACGAAGCCGACAGAATTGAAATTAATCCCGAAACTTTAGCCCAACTTTTAGAATTCAACAATAAAATAAATACCCTTTTTTTAAAACATAATGTTTCTGATATTGAAGATTTAAAAGAAATCAGAGATCAGCTTTCAGGCGAACAGAAAGGAACTGCAGAAATTGAAGCGTACATCGCACAAATTCTTGAAAACATTTCTAAAAAAGAAAAATCTCTGGAATCTTTAAGCCAGAAACTTTCGAAAAACAGAAAAAAAAGCATTCCTGTTTTCATTAAAAAAGCAGAAGATTTACTTAAAAAACTCGGACTTGAAAAAGCAAAAGTTGATATTGAAATCAGTGATGCTTCAGAATACAACCAGTTCGGAAAAGAAAATATTCAATTGTTATTTCAGGCAAATTCAGGGTTTCCTTTAAAGCCTATTCAGACAGCCATTTCAGGTGGTGAAAGATCCCGTGTAATGCTTGCCGTGAAAAAAATCATTGCTGAAAGCGACGAGCTTCCAACTTTGATTTTAGACGAAATCGACACCGGAGTTTCAGGAAAAGTAGCCGAAGAAATCGGAAATCTGATGCGCGAAATGTCTGAAGATATGCAGCTGATCGTTATTTCTCATTTAGCACAGGTTGCTGCAAAAGGAAATGACAATTACAAAGTTGTAAAACAGGATATTAACGGAAAAACTCAGTCAACGATTATTCCGCTCAACGATGAAGAGAAACTGAACGAAATTGCGCAGCTTATTTCCGGAAGTAAAATCACCGAAGCCGCATTAACGCAAGCAAAAGAATTAATTGGATAA
- a CDS encoding TetR/AcrR family transcriptional regulator, translating into MGKKFSEKQIHILDIAEELIAKKGYEGTSVRDISTKANINVAMISYYFGSKEKMMSYLYQYRVLKTRENFSEFADTIKDGRPEMQMKEMIKYIVSQLFRYNYFHGFVTQELRHTENLKDELLDFYQLFVRKLDEVIKKGVTSGAFTFTPKPEDILTTILGSTLFVIRNKNFYELYVPHKDDESYTKEAEKKVRMNLLMNVFAILGYAAD; encoded by the coding sequence ATGGGAAAAAAGTTTTCTGAGAAGCAAATTCACATTCTTGATATTGCCGAAGAACTCATCGCTAAGAAAGGATATGAGGGAACATCTGTACGAGATATTAGCACAAAAGCCAATATCAATGTCGCAATGATTTCGTATTATTTTGGCTCTAAAGAAAAGATGATGTCTTATCTATATCAGTATAGAGTATTAAAAACAAGAGAGAATTTTTCTGAATTTGCAGACACCATAAAAGATGGCAGACCCGAAATGCAGATGAAGGAAATGATCAAATATATTGTCAGCCAGCTTTTCAGATATAACTATTTTCATGGTTTTGTCACTCAGGAACTTCGTCATACAGAGAATCTTAAAGACGAGTTACTTGATTTTTATCAGCTTTTTGTAAGAAAATTAGATGAAGTCATCAAAAAAGGGGTTACTTCAGGAGCTTTCACATTTACACCAAAACCCGAGGATATCCTTACCACAATACTTGGTTCTACCTTGTTTGTCATCAGAAATAAAAACTTCTACGAGCTGTATGTTCCTCACAAAGATGATGAATCTTACACCAAAGAAGCCGAAAAAAAGGTGAGAATGAATCTCTTAATGAATGTTTTTGCTATTTTGGGATACGCAGCAGACTAA
- the coaBC gene encoding bifunctional phosphopantothenoylcysteine decarboxylase/phosphopantothenate--cysteine ligase CoaBC, translating to MSISGKKILIAVSGGIAAYKIHFLIRDLVKKGAEVQVIMSPDAEHFVTKLSLSTLSKNPVYTEFYSDNGTWNSHVEMALWADVMIVAPCTANTLAKMIHGICDNLLIATYMSAKCPVFIAPAMDLDMYQHPSTKNNLKLAEEFGHTVIPAESGELASGLVGQGRMAEPETIVKTIEEFFNSDQKKYLQGKTVLITAGPTYEAIDPVRFIGNHSSGKMGFSLAEEAAKRGAKVILISGPSSLNPKHENIDLHRITSAKEMLDKVFEYYDTIDIGIASAAVADYAPKVVASEKIKKNEDTFSIELIKNPDILKTMGDKKAHQFLVGFALETQNEEENAKGKLVKKNLDMIVLNSLRDEGAGFKNDTNKIKIFTKTEKMEFDLKSKENVAKDILDCIEAQFLK from the coding sequence ATGAGTATTTCCGGGAAAAAGATTCTCATTGCCGTTTCTGGTGGAATAGCTGCCTACAAAATTCATTTCCTCATTAGAGATTTGGTAAAAAAAGGCGCCGAAGTTCAGGTAATTATGTCTCCTGATGCAGAACATTTTGTGACCAAGCTGAGTCTTTCCACGCTTTCAAAAAATCCTGTTTATACAGAGTTTTACAGCGACAACGGAACCTGGAACAGTCATGTTGAAATGGCACTTTGGGCAGATGTAATGATTGTTGCGCCTTGTACAGCAAATACTTTGGCAAAAATGATTCACGGGATTTGTGATAATTTGTTGATTGCAACATATATGTCTGCAAAATGCCCAGTTTTCATTGCTCCTGCGATGGATTTGGATATGTATCAACATCCTTCAACTAAAAACAATCTGAAACTTGCCGAAGAATTTGGTCACACTGTAATTCCTGCAGAAAGTGGTGAACTGGCAAGTGGTTTAGTCGGTCAGGGAAGAATGGCAGAACCGGAAACGATTGTAAAAACTATTGAAGAATTTTTTAATTCAGATCAAAAAAAATATTTGCAAGGAAAAACGGTTTTAATTACAGCCGGACCAACCTACGAAGCCATTGACCCTGTTCGTTTTATAGGGAATCATTCTTCAGGAAAAATGGGTTTTTCTTTAGCTGAAGAAGCTGCAAAAAGAGGAGCAAAAGTAATTTTGATTTCAGGACCGAGCTCTTTGAATCCAAAACATGAAAATATCGATTTACACAGAATTACATCAGCAAAAGAAATGCTCGATAAAGTTTTCGAATATTATGATACCATCGATATAGGAATCGCAAGTGCGGCTGTCGCAGACTACGCCCCGAAAGTAGTAGCTTCAGAAAAAATTAAAAAAAACGAAGATACTTTTTCAATAGAACTCATTAAAAATCCGGATATTCTGAAAACGATGGGTGATAAAAAAGCGCACCAGTTTTTAGTTGGATTTGCTTTGGAAACTCAGAACGAAGAAGAAAATGCAAAAGGAAAACTGGTGAAGAAAAATTTAGATATGATTGTTCTGAATTCACTTCGTGACGAAGGTGCCGGTTTTAAAAATGACACCAATAAAATAAAGATATTTACCAAAACAGAGAAAATGGAATTTGATTTAAAATCAAAAGAAAATGTCGCTAAAGATATTCTCGATTGTATTGAAGCTCAGTTTTTAAAATAA
- a CDS encoding PA0069 family radical SAM protein — protein sequence MQNENIIKGQGAQRNVINRFDRFTFEPEDEDFELVKTSFTEVFPKTIVNQVKSEDLPMEYSMNPYQGCEHGCSYCFARPTHEYWGYSAGIDFERKIMVKKNAPELLEKFFKKRGYKPAPILMSGNTDCYQPAERQFEITRKLLQVCLDYRHPVNVLTKNALVLRDIDILKPMAEQNLVSVSLSIPTINEDLRRKMEPRTSSTNNKLKAIELLSENNIPVNVMVAPIIPGLNSDEPLNILKTISEAGAQSFGYTLVRLNDTVEPVFVKWIETQFPDRAQKVLNLIRSMRGGNLGDKRYFERQRGSGNIAEMIHNTFKIGRKKFFDGKEFPKLSTEGFTGTKEQQLRLF from the coding sequence ATGCAGAACGAAAATATCATAAAAGGACAAGGAGCTCAGCGAAATGTAATCAACCGTTTCGACAGATTTACTTTTGAGCCTGAAGATGAAGATTTCGAATTAGTTAAAACGTCTTTTACAGAGGTTTTTCCTAAAACAATTGTCAATCAGGTGAAAAGCGAAGATTTACCGATGGAATATTCCATGAATCCTTATCAGGGTTGTGAACATGGATGTTCTTATTGTTTTGCTAGACCAACACACGAATATTGGGGTTACAGCGCCGGAATTGATTTTGAAAGAAAAATAATGGTCAAGAAAAACGCTCCGGAATTATTAGAAAAATTTTTCAAAAAAAGAGGTTATAAACCGGCACCCATTTTAATGTCGGGAAATACCGATTGTTATCAACCCGCCGAAAGACAATTTGAAATTACCAGAAAACTTCTGCAGGTTTGTCTTGATTACAGGCATCCCGTAAATGTTTTGACAAAAAATGCATTGGTTCTTCGTGATATAGATATTCTGAAACCAATGGCTGAGCAAAATTTAGTTTCTGTATCATTGAGCATTCCGACAATCAATGAAGATTTGCGCAGGAAAATGGAGCCTCGAACTAGTTCGACAAATAATAAACTGAAAGCGATAGAATTACTTTCTGAAAATAATATTCCGGTTAATGTTATGGTTGCTCCTATTATTCCGGGGCTGAATAGTGATGAACCTTTGAATATTTTAAAAACAATTTCTGAAGCAGGAGCTCAGAGTTTTGGTTATACTTTGGTAAGACTGAATGATACGGTAGAACCTGTTTTTGTAAAATGGATTGAAACTCAGTTTCCGGACAGAGCGCAGAAGGTTTTAAATTTAATCCGTTCTATGCGTGGCGGAAATTTAGGAGATAAAAGATATTTTGAAAGACAAAGAGGCAGTGGAAATATTGCGGAAATGATTCATAATACTTTCAAAATCGGAAGGAAAAAGTTTTTCGACGGGAAAGAATTTCCGAAACTTTCTACCGAAGGTTTTACAGGAACTAAAGAACAGCAACTGAGATTGTTTTAA
- a CDS encoding outer membrane protein assembly factor BamD — MKKYILGIFAIAVLASCKSQQEKALRSADKNFILKAANENFAKKKWKNALALYDRLPNLVAGTDDAPNVVFNSAYANYYDKNYRLAGNQFKNFSVSFPQDNRKEEAAYMSALCYYNGSMDYNLDQSSTELAINELQEFLNAYPNSERSKNINTMIDELSYKLEFKAYENAKQYFKMADYKASVTTFENVLDDFPSTKLRPKIYDYMMKARYSLALGSNYDLKGERIESALAFTRQVEKELPDTEYSKTALDLRQKLEKEKKDFVVAKKQMDEKIAVLTAKQKKIADKLAEQNKTEQQIKEQIANEKKAMQIQRDSAALQTPPPAATFKIQR; from the coding sequence ATGAAAAAGTATATTTTAGGTATTTTCGCCATTGCTGTTTTGGCATCGTGCAAAAGTCAGCAGGAAAAAGCGTTGAGAAGTGCAGACAAAAACTTTATTCTTAAAGCTGCAAACGAAAATTTTGCTAAAAAGAAGTGGAAAAATGCATTGGCACTTTATGACAGACTTCCAAATTTGGTTGCAGGTACAGATGATGCACCGAATGTGGTTTTCAATTCTGCCTATGCTAATTATTACGATAAAAACTACAGACTGGCTGGAAATCAGTTTAAAAACTTCTCAGTAAGTTTCCCTCAGGATAACAGAAAAGAAGAAGCGGCATACATGTCTGCATTGTGTTACTACAATGGTTCTATGGATTATAACTTAGATCAGTCTAGTACAGAATTGGCAATTAATGAACTTCAGGAGTTTTTGAATGCATATCCTAATTCTGAAAGATCAAAAAACATCAATACAATGATTGATGAGCTTTCATATAAATTAGAATTCAAAGCTTACGAAAATGCCAAACAATATTTCAAAATGGCAGACTACAAAGCTTCAGTTACTACTTTTGAAAACGTTTTAGATGATTTTCCAAGTACAAAGCTTCGTCCGAAAATCTATGATTATATGATGAAGGCGCGTTATTCTTTAGCTTTAGGTTCAAATTATGACTTAAAAGGTGAGCGTATTGAAAGCGCTTTAGCTTTTACAAGACAGGTTGAAAAAGAACTTCCCGATACAGAATATTCTAAAACAGCTTTAGATTTAAGACAAAAGCTTGAAAAAGAAAAGAAAGATTTTGTTGTCGCTAAAAAACAAATGGACGAAAAAATTGCAGTACTAACCGCAAAACAGAAAAAGATTGCGGATAAGCTTGCAGAACAGAATAAAACAGAACAGCAAATAAAAGAACAAATTGCTAACGAGAAGAAAGCAATGCAGATTCAGAGGGATAGTGCAGCGTTACAGACACCTCCTCCTGCGGCGACTTTCAAAATCCAAAGATAA